From Capra hircus breed San Clemente chromosome 1, ASM170441v1, whole genome shotgun sequence, the proteins below share one genomic window:
- the GHSR gene encoding growth hormone secretagogue receptor type 1 has translation MWNATRSEELGPNLTLPDLDWDAAPGNDSLKDELPPLFPVPLLAGVTATCVALFVVGIAGNLLTVLVVSRFRELRTTTNLYLSSMAFSDLLIFLCMPLDLVRLWHYRPWNLGDLLCKLFQFVSESCTYASVLTITALSVERYFAICFPLRAKVVITKGRVKLVVLVIWAVAFCSAWPIFMLVGVEHENGTDPRDTNECRATEFAVRSGLLTIMVWVSSIFFFLPVFCLTVLYSLIGRKLWRRRRSEVVVGASLRDQNHKQTVKMLAVVVFAFILCWLPFHVGRYLFSKSFEPGSVEIAQISQYCNLVSFVLFYLSAAINPILYNIMSKKYRVAVFKLLGFEPFSQRKLSTLKDESSRAWTESSINT, from the exons ATGTGGAATGCGACGCGGAGCGAGGAGCTGGGGCCCAACCTCACGCTGCCGGACCTGGACTGGGATGCTGCCCCAGGCAACGACTCGCTGAAGGACGAGCTGCCACCCCTCTTCCCCGTGCCGCTGCTGGCGGGAGTCACAGCCACCTGCGTGGCGCTCTTCGTGGTAGGCATCGCGGGCAACCTGCTCACCGTGCTGGTAGTGTCGCGTTTCCGCGAGCTGCGTACCACCACTAACCTCTACCTGTCCAGCATGGCCTTCTCCGACTTACTCATCTTCCTCTGCATGCCCCTCGACCTCGTACGCCTCTGGCATTACCGGCCCTGGAACTTGGGCGACCTGCTCTGCAAACTCTTCCAGTTTGTCAGCGAGAGCTGCACCTACGCCTCGGTGCTCACCATCACCGCGCTGAGCGTCGAGCGCTACTTCGCCATCTGCTTCCCGCTGCGGGCCAAGGTGGTGATCACCAAGGGCCGGGTGAAGCTAGTCGTCCTGGTCATCTGGGCCGTGGCTTTCTGCAGCGCCTGGCCCATCTTCATGCTGGTCGGAGTGGAGCATGAGAATGGTACCGACCCTCGGGACACCAACGAGTGCCGCGCCACCGAGTTCGCCGTGCGCTCCGGGCTGCTCACCATCATGGTGTGGGTGTCCAGCATCTTCTTCTTCCTGCCTGTTTTCTGCCTCACTGTGCTCTACAGCCTCATCGGCAGGAAGCTATGGAGGAGAAGACGCAGCGAGGTGGTGGTGGGCGCCTCGCTCAGAGACCAGAACCACAAACAAACCGTGAAGATGCTGG ctgtagtggtttttgctttCATCCTCTGCTGGCTGCCCTTCCATGTAGGACGATATTTATTCTCCAAATCATTCGAGCCTGGATCTGTGGAGATCGCTCAGATCAGCCAATACTGCAACCTCGTCTCTTTCGTCCTCTTCTACCTCAGTGCTGCCATCAACCCTATTCTCTACAACATCATGTCCAAGAAGTACCGAGTGGCAGTGTTCAAACTTCTGGGATTTGAACCCTTCTCCCAGAGGAAGCTCTCCACTCTAAAGGATGAAAGTTCTCGGGCCTGGACAGAATCTAGTATTAATACATGA